A genomic region of Chelonia mydas isolate rCheMyd1 chromosome 9, rCheMyd1.pri.v2, whole genome shotgun sequence contains the following coding sequences:
- the ITM2A gene encoding integral membrane protein 2A isoform X4, with amino-acid sequence MVKIAFSSLFAHKDEPKKDAAEALVTDKDPEIATHGNENSSGRCLLTLLGLAFILAGVVVGGACIYKYFMPKHKVYRGEMCYFENENQDRAIEPYFLPIAEEADIREDDNIAIIDVPVPKFSDSDPAAIVHDFDRLLTAYLDLQLGNCYVIPLNTSIVMPPRNLMDLFAKLATGSYLPQTYLVREEMVVTEEIDNVSDLGIFIYQLCVGKETFRLQRRDQRAE; translated from the exons ATGGTGAAGATCGCCTTCAGTTCTCTCTTCGCCCACAAGGACGAGCCCAAGAAGGATGCGGCCGAGGCACTGGTAACTGACAAG GATCCAGAAATTGCAACACATGGAAATGAAAATTCATCTGGAAGATGTTTATTGACCCTTTTGGGTCTTGCATTCATCTTAGCAGGGGTTGTAGTTGGTGGAGCCTGCATCTACAAGTACTTCATGCCTAAG catAAGGTGTACCGTGGGGAAATGTGttactttgaaaatgaaaatcaggATCGTGCTATAGAACCGTACTTCCTGCCCATTGCAGAAGAAGCTGATATTCGGGAAGATGATAACATAGCAATCATTGATGTTCCAGTTCCAAAGTTCTCAGATAGTGACCCAGCAGCTATTGTCCATGATTTTGACAGG CTTCTGACTGCTTATCTTGACTTACAATTGGGTAACTGCTATGTGATCCCTCTGAACACATCCATTGTTATGCCACCAAGGAATCTGATGGACCTGTTCGCAAAACTGGCG aCTGGTTCTTACTTGCCTCAGACTTATCTAGTTCGTGAAGAAATGGTGGTAACAGAAGAGATAGATAATGTGTCTGATTTGGGCATCTTCATTTACCAGCTTTGTGTAGGAAAAGAGACCTTCAGACTGCAGCGCAGAGATCAGAGAGCAG AGTGA
- the ITM2A gene encoding integral membrane protein 2A isoform X1 — protein MVKIAFSSLFAHKDEPKKDAAEALVTDKDPEIATHGNENSSGRCLLTLLGLAFILAGVVVGGACIYKYFMPKHKVYRGEMCYFENENQDRAIEPYFLPIAEEADIREDDNIAIIDVPVPKFSDSDPAAIVHDFDRLLTAYLDLQLGNCYVIPLNTSIVMPPRNLMDLFAKLATGSYLPQTYLVREEMVVTEEIDNVSDLGIFIYQLCVGKETFRLQRRDQRAGLQKRSAENCRTIRHFENSFVVETKICQQ, from the exons ATGGTGAAGATCGCCTTCAGTTCTCTCTTCGCCCACAAGGACGAGCCCAAGAAGGATGCGGCCGAGGCACTGGTAACTGACAAG GATCCAGAAATTGCAACACATGGAAATGAAAATTCATCTGGAAGATGTTTATTGACCCTTTTGGGTCTTGCATTCATCTTAGCAGGGGTTGTAGTTGGTGGAGCCTGCATCTACAAGTACTTCATGCCTAAG catAAGGTGTACCGTGGGGAAATGTGttactttgaaaatgaaaatcaggATCGTGCTATAGAACCGTACTTCCTGCCCATTGCAGAAGAAGCTGATATTCGGGAAGATGATAACATAGCAATCATTGATGTTCCAGTTCCAAAGTTCTCAGATAGTGACCCAGCAGCTATTGTCCATGATTTTGACAGG CTTCTGACTGCTTATCTTGACTTACAATTGGGTAACTGCTATGTGATCCCTCTGAACACATCCATTGTTATGCCACCAAGGAATCTGATGGACCTGTTCGCAAAACTGGCG aCTGGTTCTTACTTGCCTCAGACTTATCTAGTTCGTGAAGAAATGGTGGTAACAGAAGAGATAGATAATGTGTCTGATTTGGGCATCTTCATTTACCAGCTTTGTGTAGGAAAAGAGACCTTCAGACTGCAGCGCAGAGATCAGAGAGCAG GTCTCCAGAAGCGCTCAGCTGAGAACTGTCGTACAATCAGACACTTCGAAAATTCTTTTGTCGTTGAAACAAAGATCTGTCAACAGTGA
- the LOC119567019 gene encoding cleavage and polyadenylation specificity factor subunit 6-like, with product MFRRNVLSTYPLNASDLEFFWERQKKNTYIMLIDSLVGITPGGILHHCACTEFMSPADFFVSPQKNDFDGDAKGSHKSGHATLLSSTFWLPRAAGCEAGLGKTWLMAPTIMPGSTASPGWAGEDGTSSSPAPHPGLCQTHPQISPLAVGSSTNSHPSNPCASRTPHAQTLPQSLTPLPPRQAPFPLHLPNEPPGSPPYQAPVSCTWLATPLSPTPPASGPPHIHPDPSAEPQPPSSEPPLQSPITVALRTPPTSPCAFRSPPPPHTHTHTHSDPRLRYLVHGGAGLWGISWAGPILALCQGCVQPHH from the exons ATGTTTAGAAGAAATGTGTTATCAACTTATCCATTGAATGCGTCTGACTTAGAATTTTTCTgggaaaggcagaaaaaaaatacatatataatgtTAATTGATTCCTTGGTCggaattactcctgggggaattctacaccACTGTGCATgtacagaatttatgtcccctgcagatttctttgtttccccacagaaaaatgactttgacGGGgatgcaaagggaagccacaaaagcGGTCATGCAACCCTCCTGAGCAGTACGTTTTggctgcccagggcagccggctgtgaggcgggactggggaagacctggctgatGGCTCCTACCATAATGCCAGGCTCaactgctagtcccggctgggctggggaggacgggacttcctcttcccctgcaccgCATCCAGGGCTGtgccagacccacccccagatttctcccctggctgtaggaagctctacAAATTCCCATCCatccaacccctgtgcatccagaacCCCTCATGCCCAGACCCTCCCACAAAGCCTCACCCCTCTACCCCCCAGACAagccccattccccctgcacctccccaatGAGCCACCCGGATCCCCACCCTACCAAGCCCCAGTCAGCTGCACCTGGCTTgcaaccccactgagccccactcccccggcatctggacccccccacatacacccaga cccctctgctgagccccaaccaccttcatctgaaccccccctgcagagtcccattactgttgcactcagaacccccccaACAAGTCCCTGTGCAttcagatcccccccccccccccacacacacacacacacacactcggatCCCCGACTGAGATACCTggtgcatggaggggcagggctctggggtatTTCTTGGGCAGGCCCgatccttgcactgtgtcagggttgtgtgcaacctcaccactga
- the ITM2A gene encoding integral membrane protein 2A isoform X5 — translation MVKIAFSSLFAHKDEPKKDAAEALDPEIATHGNENSSGRCLLTLLGLAFILAGVVVGGACIYKYFMPKHKVYRGEMCYFENENQDRAIEPYFLPIAEEADIREDDNIAIIDVPVPKFSDSDPAAIVHDFDRLLTAYLDLQLGNCYVIPLNTSIVMPPRNLMDLFAKLATGSYLPQTYLVREEMVVTEEIDNVSDLGIFIYQLCVGKETFRLQRRDQRAE, via the exons ATGGTGAAGATCGCCTTCAGTTCTCTCTTCGCCCACAAGGACGAGCCCAAGAAGGATGCGGCCGAGGCACTG GATCCAGAAATTGCAACACATGGAAATGAAAATTCATCTGGAAGATGTTTATTGACCCTTTTGGGTCTTGCATTCATCTTAGCAGGGGTTGTAGTTGGTGGAGCCTGCATCTACAAGTACTTCATGCCTAAG catAAGGTGTACCGTGGGGAAATGTGttactttgaaaatgaaaatcaggATCGTGCTATAGAACCGTACTTCCTGCCCATTGCAGAAGAAGCTGATATTCGGGAAGATGATAACATAGCAATCATTGATGTTCCAGTTCCAAAGTTCTCAGATAGTGACCCAGCAGCTATTGTCCATGATTTTGACAGG CTTCTGACTGCTTATCTTGACTTACAATTGGGTAACTGCTATGTGATCCCTCTGAACACATCCATTGTTATGCCACCAAGGAATCTGATGGACCTGTTCGCAAAACTGGCG aCTGGTTCTTACTTGCCTCAGACTTATCTAGTTCGTGAAGAAATGGTGGTAACAGAAGAGATAGATAATGTGTCTGATTTGGGCATCTTCATTTACCAGCTTTGTGTAGGAAAAGAGACCTTCAGACTGCAGCGCAGAGATCAGAGAGCAG AGTGA
- the ITM2A gene encoding integral membrane protein 2A isoform X2, which translates to MVKIAFSSLFAHKDEPKKDAAEALDPEIATHGNENSSGRCLLTLLGLAFILAGVVVGGACIYKYFMPKHKVYRGEMCYFENENQDRAIEPYFLPIAEEADIREDDNIAIIDVPVPKFSDSDPAAIVHDFDRLLTAYLDLQLGNCYVIPLNTSIVMPPRNLMDLFAKLATGSYLPQTYLVREEMVVTEEIDNVSDLGIFIYQLCVGKETFRLQRRDQRAGLQKRSAENCRTIRHFENSFVVETKICQQ; encoded by the exons ATGGTGAAGATCGCCTTCAGTTCTCTCTTCGCCCACAAGGACGAGCCCAAGAAGGATGCGGCCGAGGCACTG GATCCAGAAATTGCAACACATGGAAATGAAAATTCATCTGGAAGATGTTTATTGACCCTTTTGGGTCTTGCATTCATCTTAGCAGGGGTTGTAGTTGGTGGAGCCTGCATCTACAAGTACTTCATGCCTAAG catAAGGTGTACCGTGGGGAAATGTGttactttgaaaatgaaaatcaggATCGTGCTATAGAACCGTACTTCCTGCCCATTGCAGAAGAAGCTGATATTCGGGAAGATGATAACATAGCAATCATTGATGTTCCAGTTCCAAAGTTCTCAGATAGTGACCCAGCAGCTATTGTCCATGATTTTGACAGG CTTCTGACTGCTTATCTTGACTTACAATTGGGTAACTGCTATGTGATCCCTCTGAACACATCCATTGTTATGCCACCAAGGAATCTGATGGACCTGTTCGCAAAACTGGCG aCTGGTTCTTACTTGCCTCAGACTTATCTAGTTCGTGAAGAAATGGTGGTAACAGAAGAGATAGATAATGTGTCTGATTTGGGCATCTTCATTTACCAGCTTTGTGTAGGAAAAGAGACCTTCAGACTGCAGCGCAGAGATCAGAGAGCAG GTCTCCAGAAGCGCTCAGCTGAGAACTGTCGTACAATCAGACACTTCGAAAATTCTTTTGTCGTTGAAACAAAGATCTGTCAACAGTGA
- the ITM2A gene encoding integral membrane protein 2A isoform X3 — protein sequence MNPQQLRVRCVPSSASSEDPEIATHGNENSSGRCLLTLLGLAFILAGVVVGGACIYKYFMPKHKVYRGEMCYFENENQDRAIEPYFLPIAEEADIREDDNIAIIDVPVPKFSDSDPAAIVHDFDRLLTAYLDLQLGNCYVIPLNTSIVMPPRNLMDLFAKLATGSYLPQTYLVREEMVVTEEIDNVSDLGIFIYQLCVGKETFRLQRRDQRAGLQKRSAENCRTIRHFENSFVVETKICQQ from the exons ATGAATCCTCAACAGCTAAGAGTTCGTTGTGTTCCGTCCTCTGCCAGCTCCGAG GATCCAGAAATTGCAACACATGGAAATGAAAATTCATCTGGAAGATGTTTATTGACCCTTTTGGGTCTTGCATTCATCTTAGCAGGGGTTGTAGTTGGTGGAGCCTGCATCTACAAGTACTTCATGCCTAAG catAAGGTGTACCGTGGGGAAATGTGttactttgaaaatgaaaatcaggATCGTGCTATAGAACCGTACTTCCTGCCCATTGCAGAAGAAGCTGATATTCGGGAAGATGATAACATAGCAATCATTGATGTTCCAGTTCCAAAGTTCTCAGATAGTGACCCAGCAGCTATTGTCCATGATTTTGACAGG CTTCTGACTGCTTATCTTGACTTACAATTGGGTAACTGCTATGTGATCCCTCTGAACACATCCATTGTTATGCCACCAAGGAATCTGATGGACCTGTTCGCAAAACTGGCG aCTGGTTCTTACTTGCCTCAGACTTATCTAGTTCGTGAAGAAATGGTGGTAACAGAAGAGATAGATAATGTGTCTGATTTGGGCATCTTCATTTACCAGCTTTGTGTAGGAAAAGAGACCTTCAGACTGCAGCGCAGAGATCAGAGAGCAG GTCTCCAGAAGCGCTCAGCTGAGAACTGTCGTACAATCAGACACTTCGAAAATTCTTTTGTCGTTGAAACAAAGATCTGTCAACAGTGA